In Pelodiscus sinensis isolate JC-2024 chromosome 19, ASM4963464v1, whole genome shotgun sequence, the DNA window GCTTTCTGGGAGATACTCAGGTAGAGGGTTTCTCATCTACTCTCTGCTCCCTGGTGCTGCATCTCTGGCCTTTTCCTGCCAGAGCCGGTGTAACCTCCACCAGGAAGATCTGAACTCGGGACCTCAGTGCAGGCGTCGTTGCAGCCTGAGCTATAACACCAGCCGGCGCTTTCCCtaagctgtagagctcccttgttcttagcgCTCGCTGTACGTGGTCCATGGGGCAGTGTCCTACGCTAGGTGTGTGGCTTACACCGGCAGACGGGGCGGGTGTTTCTGCTTCCCGGGGGCCTCCTTCCGGCCCAGCTGGCCGGCGGGTGCCCATCTCCTGCAATCGCCCCCGGGAGCAATTCATGTCCCACCCGCAGGCCCGGGCGCTGTGTCCCggcaggctggctgggcaggcgatggcggAGGCGCACGGGCCGTGGCTGCTTTTGGGCCAGGGGCAGGCGGGCCGGGGGCTCTGGGTGGCCGAAGGAGGCTGCTTGGCGTGGGAGGGGGTCGGGAGACCGGcggctctcccagcccccccccccccagcggaaggACCAAGCCTTTGTGTGTCTCGGGCGCCATGAAATGGCCGGTTGCCATGGCAACGAGAAGTAGGCCAGGAGGGGAGATGCTGGCAGGCCCGGCTGCATGGAGATTGCGGGGGGGATTGTTGGATTCTGCCGAGCCGCCCGCTGGGTCATCTGCTCTGAGCTGGCCCCCATGCTGGGAGTCAGTAGCCCgtgaggtggggaggggcggggagactTGTCCTAGACCTTCAGATTAATCCCCCTGCTACCCAggctggttgtgtgtgtgtgttcgcgACCCCTCCGATCTACGCCTGGGCTGTACAACCCTACCgcagctttatttttaaaattcccacTGCAGTATTCTCTCTAAATACTCCGGTAATGCAAGAGTATTGTTTGAAAGCTGCATTCACATTCAACTCCGAATGCCAACGCGCCACCCTAGGAGTAAAAGCACCGACACCCGCTTTTAAAAGCGGCAGCAGGGTCGTTTTTAATGATGCGCCGGCAACATTTTTCTAAAAGCACGACACAATCCCGAATTAAAAATGCTCCAGCACCGCAAGGAAAAATGCGGTGGCTTTTATTAGGAAAATCAACGCCGCGttgctgggttttgttttgttttaatccaGGAGTATCACGTGAAAAGGGAAACCAGTATggcttttttcttaaaaaatactTAATTATAGGAAACGCACTTCCAGATTGTTTGAGGAAAATATTCGCAGTGCTTAAAAAATACCACAGTATTATTCAAATAGCACAGCCCTTTAAAAGCACGACAGCATTATAAGGGGCAATGTTCTGGTGGAGGTGAATATTTGAGAGCGTttgcgtgtctgtctgtgagtctgtttaatCAAGACGTTCTCCTAAACAGGAAGAGCTGCGACCATCAAATTTGGtcggcagcttcctctgatcataacttaaagcgagGGCCACatttggatgtggggggaggggtgtggggaggacctttggtctgacccagcctggccgttcttatgttcttatgctggtcatggagccatggctgggctctcctgcaggtAGCCCCTTCCGCCACGGTGCCAGGCAGGTTGCCAGCCTTCCCAGACAGTCCCGAGGCTCCTCCGGGAATTGGAGAATTATCTTTCATTAAAGATGGGCGTGGAGTGAGCAAAGCTCCAGGAACGGACGCTCCTGAATGTAGATGCTGAAGCTCGCAGATTACCCAGCCAGCTGGCACCCCGGCACCCCGTTCACTGACACCACCAGCTCGGTAGCCCTGCGTGTAGTGTCGGCGAGAGGTGCCAGCTTGGTGgttcggggtggggggggtctgtggtgccccccccccaggactgagctggggggaCTGTCTGGAGGGGGTCTCTGGCTGACAGAGAGGGctcctctgtctccccccccagccagcgtcTGGCACTTTGCTGCGTGTCTTTCTGAAGCCCCCTcggcctgggacagagccagcGGCCCTTAGCTGGGACAGGCAGCTCATGGGGTAGATCCCTGGGGCAGGCAGATTCGCTGCTGGCCTCGCACGGAGCAGCATCGGGCTGCCCGTGTGTCCGAGAGGGTGACCCCTGGTGCGAGGCACGCCTCCCGCGTGCAAGTCACGCCCACGCCCTGTGTCGCGGGTCCCCTTGCACGTCCCGTCCAGTGGGGAGGTGAGTCTGTCTCACCCCCCAGCGAGCCTTGTTTCGCGCCAGCTGTCTCCGGTCCTGTCGTCGGGCGGGACCCGCTCCACCCAGCTCACAAGTTCTCACCGGCGAACCATCTCTGTTCTTGTAGCTGGGCGGGAAGCTGTCTGGCCCGGCAGGGGATGGGAGCCTGGATGTCCCGACGCATCCCGAGGAAGGAGGGAACCACAACAAGGTAACAAGAGTCCCTGTCCCTCGCTGGAAGAAACGCAGACGCGCGCTGGAGATGAACCAGTGTCGTTCTTCCCCAGCGCTGCCTGGTTAGGGCGTTGGGCACAGAGCTCTGGTGTCAGTcgccagctctgctactgacctgccaggtgaccttgggcaagtcactttgctcactcagtgcctcagtttctcctcctgaGTCTATTGTTGCTGGCACTTGAGACAAGCAATGTGACATGAaggaacccccccaccccccggcagtTCTCCACACCTCAAGAGCCTGCAGGGTTCCCAGCGGTGACCAGGGGTGGCTGGCAGCCACAGAGTGAAACTGACCAAGCTCTTGTCTGTTTCACTCTGCCTACCAGCgaatagatcagtggtccccaaacttctCACCTCACACCCCCCCCTTAGtccatgctccccctccctggagctggggcaggaggggtgcacAGAGGGGGGTGCACAGAGGGGTAAGGAGGACAAGGTTGGGGCCACAGCTGAGGGCTCCCCACCCCCGGTACTCCCCAAACATTCTCTGCGCCCCTGTGGGAGGCACATCCCAGAGTCTGGGGCTCTCAGCCCGAGAGGGGAGGGTGCAGTAAGATTTGTGcatgggggggcagccagggcggAGTAACTGGGGTGCTTGTATCCGGCAGGTGGAAGTGGTTTTCTGGCTCCTGTCTATGCTGGCGACGCGGGACAAGGACGACATGTCCCGCACCCTGCTGGCCATGTCCAGCTCGCAGGAGAGCTGCCTGGCCATGCGCAAGTCCGGCTGCCTCCCGCTCCTCATCCAGATCCTGCATGACTCGGACCGGGAGCCAGGCGCCCCCGGGAGCCCCGGCAGCGGCAAGGACGCCCGCATGCGGGCCAACGCCGCGCTGCACAACATCATCTTCTCGCAGCCGGACGAGGGGCAGGCCAAGAAGGAGATGCGGGTGCTGCACGTGCTGGAGCAGATCCGCTCCTACTCCGAGACCTGCTGGGACTGGCTGCACATGCAGGGCAAAGCCGGGGGCAAGGGCCCCGAGGGCAGCGCCGGTAGGGAAGGGTGGCGCTgcgtccagcagggggcgccagggtctgctgctgAGCGTGTGGGGGTGTCGGCGTGCCACTGAGTATGTGTGTTTGCACCAGGCATGTGGGGGTGTCGGTGTGCCACTGAGTGTGTATTTGCACAAGGCATATGTGGGTGTTGGCATGCCACTGAGCATGTGTGTTTGCACGAGGTGTATGGGGGTGTCGGCGTGCCACTGAGTATGTGTGTTTGCACGAGGCGTGTGGGGGTGTCGGTGtgctgctgagtgtgtgtgtttgcacaagGCGTGTGGGGGTGTCGGTGtgctgctgagtgtgtgtgtttgcacaagGCGTGTGGAGGTGTCGGTGTGCCGCTGAACATGTGTGTTTGcacggggtgtgtgggggggtcggtgtgctgctgagtgtgtgtgtttgcacgAGGCGtgtgggggtgtcggggtgctgctgagtgtgtgtgtttgcacgAGGCGTGTGGGGGTGTCGGTGCGCcgctgagtgtgtgtgtttgcacgAGGCGTGTGGGGGTGTCGGTGCGCcgctgagtgtgtgtgtttgcacgAGGCGTGTGGGGGTCAGTGTGCCGCTGAACATGTGTTGTTTGcacggggtgtgggggggggtcagtgtgctgctgggtgtgtgtgtttgcacgAGGCGTGTGGGGGTCAGTGTGCCGCTGAACATGTGTTGTTTGcacggggtgtggggggggtcagtgtgctgctgggtgtgtgtgtttgcacaagGCGGGTGTCAGCAtggtgtggggggcagtgcccaTGTGTGACTGTGCAGGCAGGCGTGTGTGGTGCACACGGGCGGTGGAGGGCTGCGGggcgcacacacagggcctgCTGGGGctcggggctgcccccccccggttCTGATCCCCGCACTGACTGGCCAGCAGAATCCCTTGGTCCAGTCAGTGAAACAAAAGCCCCTCCCTGACGGGCAGGCAGCCCGTCCCCTCTCCCTCGGGCGCTCACCTCTGCTCCCTTTGCAGCGCCCGTGCCCATCGAGCCGCAGATCTGCCAGGCCACCTGCGCCATCATGAAGCTCTCCTTCGACGAGGAGTACCGGCGGGCCATGAACGAGCTGGGTGAGCCccgcggggggtgggggaagggggggatggagggagggggagcagcatggggctgaGCTCTGCTCCCCCATCCTGGGGCGGGCGGTGAGAGCAGAGGACACGGCTCAGTGGGGCAGAGCCATTCCCTGCTGCACGGCACGGCCTGACCCCCtctgcctgcaggcaggggctgccccagagggacgtgggggggggctgagaataCAGCCCCCCGGCTCCTTGTCAGTGGGACTCCTGGCCTCTAGCACCTCGCTGACAATCCGGGGGTGTcctggcacagagaggaggggggagttgTCCCCCGCAGTGCGTGGCCTGGCCCACGTGACCCCCCCCGTCCCGGCTCGCCCTCCAGGTGGTCTCCAGGCGGTGGCGGAGCTGCTGCAGGTGGATTACGAGATGCACAAAATGAGCAGCGATCCGCTCAACCTGGCGCTGAGGCGCTACGCCGGCATGGCCCTGACCAACCTCACCTTCGGGGACGTGGTGAAcaaggtggggggctggagacGCCGGGTGGGgacttgggaagggggctgggaagggggaggtcaGGGATGCTGCGGGAAGGGCGTGGGGACCggatggatgggggtggggaggggatctGCAGGCTCGGGGAAGGAGCGGAGAGGGGGGAtcaggagaagggggtggggagtgaggacACAGGACAGGGACTGGGAAGCAGAGAcccgggggaaggaggagctgggggcTTTGGGGGGATGCAGAGCAGGGATCCTggcggggaggggactggagagtAGCGGGAGAAGTCGGGAAAGGGGTctggggagcctgcagggagctggtGACCCAGCTGTGGTCCCTTCCGAGGCGGGCAGCTCCCTGCGGGCTGCATGGGGCCCGAATGTGACCCCCCGTCTCCTCCCCTCGGCAGGCGACGCTCTCCTCCCGCCGGGGCTGCATGCAAGCCATCGTGGCCCAGCTGGCCTCGGAGAGTGAGGAGCTGCACCAGGTAGGCCGGCACGGGGCCCCCAGGGAATTGCGCCCACACGCCCGGGGCCCAGCTGGCCGGCTCCTGCccggggtggctgctgcaggagcGCTCCCAcaccaggaggtgctggcgaGGCGACCTTGTGTGCTGCATGCGGGGCTCCGAGGGGCaaagcccggcccggcccctgacTTGGTGCCTTTCGCCAGGGCCGTGGGAGGGTGATGGGGGGGCGAAAGAGGGGGCAAggtgctgccctctgctgggcagTGCGGACAGCGCGGCTGGGGTGGGCGGGCTGAGCGCGGTGTGTGAacatgcccccctcctgccccaggtggtCTCCAGCATCCTGCGGAACCTCTCCTGGCGGGCCGACATCACCAGCAAGAAGACCCTGCGCGAGGTGGGCAGCGTGAGCGGCCTGATGCAGTGCGCCCTGCGCGCCACCAAGGTACGAgaggccagccctgggctctggcgGCACGCGCAAACCCTCCATTCGCACAcgcaaagggggcggggcgcgtGCAAACCCGCCATTCGCACAcgcaaagggggcggggcgcgtGCAAACCCTCCATTCGCACACacaaagggggcggggcgcgtGCAAACCCTCCATTCGCACAcgcaaagggggcggggcgcgtGCAAACCCTCCATTCGCACatgcaaagggggcggggcgcgtGCAAACCCTCCATTCGCACACacaaagggggcggggcgcgtGCAAACCCTCCATTCGCACatgcaaagggggcggggcgcgtGCAAACCCGCCATTCGCACATGCAAAGGGCGCGGGGCGTGTGCAAACCCGCCATTCGCACatgcaaagggggcggggcgtgTGCAAACCCTCCATTCGCACatgcaaagggggcggggcacgtGCAAACCCTCCATTCGCACatgcaaagggggcggggcgcaTGCAAACCCGCCATTCGCACatgcaaagggggcggggcgcgtGCAAACCCTCCATTCGCACatgcaaagggggcggggcgcgtGCAAACCCTCCATTCGCACATGCAAAGGGCGCGGGGCGCGTGCAAACCCGCCATTCGCACatgcaaagggggcggggcgcgtGCAAACCCTCCATTCGCACATGCAAAGGGCGCGGGGCGTGGGCGCTCACAGGGAGCTGCGGGGGCGAGCGCTGCCTTTGCTTGCCCAGAACAGGCAACAGCTTGCACGCCCACGGAGTGCGTGTCAATGGGGGGGGTGGCACTCAGGTGTACAGTGGGCAGGGTGTGCAAAAGCAGTGTCTGCACAAAGGCTTCTGTGCTTGCAGTGAGTGTGCATACAATAGTGTTTGCATGCCTGGTGAGCAAAGGCTTCCGTGCTTGCGGTGAGTGTGCAAAGGCAGTGTTTGCATGCCTGGTGAGCGAAGGTTTCCGTGCTTGCGGTGAGTGTGCAAAGGCAGTGTTTGCACGCCTGGTGAGCGAAGGTTTCCGTGCTTGCGGTGAGTGTGCAAAGGCAGTGTTTGCACGCCTGGTGAGCGAAGGTTTCCGTGCTTGCGGTGAGTGTGCAAAGGCAGTGTTTGCACGCCTGGTGAGCGAAGGTTTCCGTGCTTGCGGTGAGTGTGCAAAGGCAGTGTTTGCACGCCTGGTGAGCGAAGGTTTCCGTGCTTGCGGTGAGTGTGCAAAGGCAGTGTTTGCACGCCTGGTGAGCGAAGGTTTCCGTGCGTGCGGTGAGTGTGCAAAGGCAGTGTTTGCACGCCTGGTGAGCGAAGGTTTCCGTGCTTGCGGTGAGTGTGCGTGCAGAGCAGACACACGCACAGATGAGCTGCAGGTGCGGGGTGAACCGGGAACGCTGACGCTGCTCTTGTCCCGACCAGGAATCGACCCTGAAGAGCGTCCTGAGCGCGCTCTGGAACCTGTCGGCTCACAGCACCGAGAACAAAGCCGCCATCTGCTTGGTGCagggtgccctgggcttcctggtgAGCACCCTGACCTACAAGTGCCAGAGCAACTCACTGGCCATCATCGAGAGCGGCGGGGGCATCCTGAGGAACGTGTCCAGCCTGATCGCCACCCGGGAGGATTACAGGTCGGCCtcgccccgggccccaccccgAACGCCAATGCCCGGGGACGGAAGGTGGCTGGGCTCAGGCAGGACTGTGGCTCCCTCCCAGTTGCCTCAGATCCATCCTGGGCCCTGGGTTTAAGGGCAGCAAGAGGGGCTGTCGTGGTCGGAGGTCCCAGGGGAGCGGCTGATCTTATTCATGCCTGTTCTGAGAGCCCGCTCGGTGCGGGGGGCTCCCATCTGGAAGACTCACGTGCCTCAGGGGAACGCTGCCATCCCGGGCGTGCTCGGGGTTGCTGTAACCGCGTGGCGCCCTTCGGCGGGTCTTTGCAAAGCTCATTTCCCTCATTTtaccaatggggaaactgaggcacagggcagggacGTGACTGGgatgggagtcaggactcctgggttctattcccagctctgggaagggagcaggaCCCGGTGGGGAGGCGGGGAGTGGAGAGTCAGGTCGACTGTGAGACTCACCCCCTCAATGAGGGTGGCAGCCAGgccggtggggagggaggggggctccatgcccctggaaggggcgaggcctgGGAAAGAAGGGGACGGggaggggctagcctcccccaggcaggcCTCTGCGCCGGCCAGAGCACATCGTGCCTATCCCAAGCCGCCCTCAGAGCTGCCAGGAGCAGGCCACACAGGGCTccggcggcgatttaaagggctccaggctccagccacagcagccgggagccccaggccctggggcCGTTGCCTCCTTCGCCCCCCCATTGGCGGGGCAGTCCCCCCCCCCGTGGAAGGGGGCTGCTGCGAGGCTGGATGTGAGGTGCTCCGGTGATCCCCCGGCGCGGTTCTAACGGGGGGCTCGCTCCCTCTCCTGCAGGCAGGTCCTCCGGGACCACAACTgcctgcagaccctgctgcaGCACCTCAAGTCCCACAGCCTCACCATCGTCAGCAACGCCTGCGGGACCCTCTGGAACCTCTCGGCCCGGAGCCCCAAGGACCAGGAGCTGCTGTGGGACCTGGGGGCGGTCAGCATGCTGCGCAACCTCATCCACTCCAAGCACAAGATGATCGCCATGGGCAGCGCCGCCGCCCTCCGCAACCTGCTCACCCACCGCCCCCTCAAGTACAAGGACGCCGCCGTGGTCTCCCCGGGCTCCTGCATGCCCTCGCTCTACGTGAGGAAGCAGAAGGCCCTGGAGGCCGAGCTGGACGCCACGCACCTGGCAGAAGCCTTGGACACCATGGAGAAGCAAAGCTTGAAGAGCCAGAGCCTGAAGAAGCCCCTGAGGCACATGGACAGCCTGGCGAAGGACTACGCCTCCGACTCCGGCTGCTTCGATGACGACGAGGTGCCCGCGGCGGCGGGGGCAGAGAGCGGGAGCACCTCCATCCTCTCCATGTTCCTCAACTCCTCCTTCCTCCACGGCCAGGCCTTGCCCCGGGCCGTTGCCCAGCGGCGGTGCCCGGAGCCCGAGCAGGACGAGAGCGGCAAGGCGGCCGAGCCCAAGAAGCCGGCGCCGCCCGAGGACGAGGTGGCGCTGGCGGCCGAGAAGCTGGCCAACAAGATCTCCACCACGGTGGCCAAGATCGACAAGCTGGTGGAGGACATCTCCACCCTCCACACCTCCTCGGACGACAGCTTCAGCCTCAGCTCGGAAGACCACTGCCTCGACTGGCAGTACGGCTCCGACGAGGCCCGCGAGGCCCgggcccagtcctgctccccctgccgccTCTCGGACGCCAGCAGCTTCGTGAAGCGGGAGAACCTGAGCCGGGCCCACACCCTCCTGAGGCTGAAGAAGGCCTACACCAGCTTGTCCAACGACAGCCTGAACAGCGGCAGCACCAGCGACGGCTACTGCACCAAGGAGCACATGAAGCCCTGCTCCCGGGCCGCCTTCCTCGACTACAGGCAGGAGCTGCAGAAATACCAGCAGCGGCCCAGCAGGCTGGATCTCAAGCACATCCTCGTCCACCGGCCCGAGAGGACGGAGCACCCCGGGGCCCAGGCCAAAGAGCCGGGCGAGCTGGAGCCGAGAAACGCGCCGGAAAGAGCCAAGAAAGCAGTGACCTTCCCCAGCCCCGGCGTCCCCGACAAGGAGCCAGGGTGGAAGAAGGAGCCGGGCCGCGAGTCATCTCCTGACCCTCACGTCCACACCATCAAACTCTCTCCGTCTTACCAGCACGTCCCCCTCCTGGAGAACCTGGCCAAGACCAGCCCGGCCCCAGCTCCTGATGTTAGTTACCCCCCGACTCTCCCAAGCAGGAAGCAAGCCTGGCTCCCCCCAGGGCTCCTGCAGACGGCTGAGACCTTGAGCAAGATCCCTGAGAAGCTGGCTGCCCACCCACCGGCCCCGGCGGAGCAAGAGTCGGTCCAGAAGTACGCGGTAGAGGACACCCCCATTTGTTTCTCCCGCTgcagctccctctcctccctctcctccgccgACAACGTGCTGGACGGGCAGAGCCACAGCGAGATCGACGTGGACAGCGACTCCTCCCTGGAGATCctcgaggtgggggagggggctgaggccgGCGGGGAGGCGGAGAGGCGGCGAGAGAAGGGGCAGGCGGCGGATCCGGGCTCCGCCACGCCAGGAGAAATCTCGCAGCCCATCACCATCCCCTTCCAGAAGCGCGACAAGGTCTTCCTGCGGGAAGCCTCCCCCTCGCGGCAGGAAGACCTGACCCCCTCCAGCTCCTCGGAGAACTACATTCAGGAGACCCCGCTGGTGATGAGCCGGTGCAGCTCCGTCAGCTCCCTGGGCAGCTTCGAGAGCCCCTCCATCGCCAGCTCCATCCAGAGCGACCCCTGCAGCGAGATGATCAGCGGCACCATCAGCCCCAGCGAGCTGCCCGACAGTCCCGGTCAGACGATGCCCCCAAGCCGCAGCAAGACGCCCCTCTTCGAGCTGGGGTCCCAGCCGGAGAAGGAGACCAGCCAGTTCAGCCTCCAGTGGGAGAACAATGTCAAGAAGTTCATGGAGATCACGGATTTCAAGGAGCGGTTCCAGCTGCCCCAGGATCTCGACTCCATGATCTACTTCACGGTGGAGAAACCCAACGAGAACTTCTCCTGCGCCTCCAGCCTGAGCGCCCTGCCCCTCCACGAGCACTACGTGCAGAAGGACGTGGAGCTCAAGCTTCTCCCGCCTTTCCCCGAGAGGAACGGCCTGAATTTCGTGGCGCACGAGAAGCAGGAGGACGGGCGGGAGGAGAGAGCCGGGGCGGGCCGGAGGAAACCGGAGCACCCGGAGCTCAACTCGGACGATGATCTCGAGATCCTGAAGGAATGCATCAACTCGGCCATGCCGTCCCGCTTCCGGAAGGTCAAGACCTCCCTCATCTCCGGCCTGTCCAGCCAGGGCTTGACCCCACAGACCAAAAAGGCTCTGCACATGCCGGTCTACATGCTGGTGCCCACCCACGCGCACCGGGGCCTCCCCAATCGCCTGCGGCCGGCCGCCCGGGACTTCTTCAAGGACGACGACTCCTTCACCGACTCGGCAGAAGGCACCCCCGTCAACTTCTCCAGCGCCGCCTCCCTGAGCGACGAGACCCTCCAGTACTCCCTGAAGGAGGAGGCGGACCCCACGCGCGGCCCCGGGAAGAGGCCGGGGAGGAAGGACGTGGTGGTGGTGCCGGTGGGGCGCGGCTTGGAAGCCTGCCGGGAGCAAGGGAGCGCGAGTCCCGCGCCAGGCAAGAGAGCAGCATCCAGCTCCTCGACACCCACCAAGATGAGCGTGGCCTACCAGCGGCAGGGCGAGTCGAGACGCAGCAGCCCTGTCCAGCCAGGCCTGGGCCAAGCGGCTGAGGTGAAGGGAGGGCTACCGCCCCCGAAGAACGGACCCAACCTAGAGCTGGActtgggcagggcgggggccccccCGGAGGGCGGCCGCCCCCACAAGAGCGCTCCCTGCGAGGACGGTGCCGTGGCCTTCCAGTCCCTGTGCCACACCACCCCGACCGAGGAGGCCGTCTACTGCTTCTACGAGAACGACTCCGACGACCTGCTGGAGGTGCGGAGAGGCTCGCCGAAGAAGAAGGCCGGCGCTGCCCGGGCGCCGAGGAAGGAATGCTGGAGCGGCACCGCCCCGAAGAAGGAGCCCGAGCAGAActccaggcagctgctgcaggccaaAGCCAAGATGGCCGCCAAGCTCCATCACAACCTCATCGAGGACGAGACGCCGCCCTGCtactccctcagctcctccctcAGCTCCCTGAGCGACATCGACTTCTGTGACGACATGGTGCGGGCCGCCCCAGGCCAGGCCCACAGGCAGCGGATGCTCAGCCGCAGGCAAGAGAGCGCGGCCGCCCGGGCCCTGGCCCAAGAGCGGGACAGCTCCGCCAGCTCCCTCAGCGTCAACTCGGACGAGGACCTGCTGCAGCAATGCCTTGGCTCCGGCGGGCTCAGGAGGCGGCGGCA includes these proteins:
- the APC2 gene encoding adenomatous polyposis coli protein 2 isoform X1, encoding MGLLWLLSALHSAFFGDEALEELKMSGSVASYDQLVRQVEALRKENTHLRRELEDNSHHLSKLENETSDMKEVLKHLQGKLEQEARVMVSSGQTEVLDQLKALQMDITSLYNLKFQPPALVPELACPEGSPVHAAAPAKKDSMGELSRATIRLLEELDRERCFLLSEIEKEEKEKFWYYTQLQGLSKRLDELPHVETFSMQMDLIRQQLEFEAQHIRALMEERFGTTDEMVQRAQIRASRLEQIDKELMEAHDQVQMSEPQLGGKLSGPAGDGSLDVPTHPEEGGNHNKVEVVFWLLSMLATRDKDDMSRTLLAMSSSQESCLAMRKSGCLPLLIQILHDSDREPGAPGSPGSGKDARMRANAALHNIIFSQPDEGQAKKEMRVLHVLEQIRSYSETCWDWLHMQGKAGGKGPEGSAAPVPIEPQICQATCAIMKLSFDEEYRRAMNELGGLQAVAELLQVDYEMHKMSSDPLNLALRRYAGMALTNLTFGDVVNKATLSSRRGCMQAIVAQLASESEELHQVVSSILRNLSWRADITSKKTLREVGSVSGLMQCALRATKESTLKSVLSALWNLSAHSTENKAAICLVQGALGFLVSTLTYKCQSNSLAIIESGGGILRNVSSLIATREDYRQVLRDHNCLQTLLQHLKSHSLTIVSNACGTLWNLSARSPKDQELLWDLGAVSMLRNLIHSKHKMIAMGSAAALRNLLTHRPLKYKDAAVVSPGSCMPSLYVRKQKALEAELDATHLAEALDTMEKQSLKSQSLKKPLRHMDSLAKDYASDSGCFDDDEVPAAAGAESGSTSILSMFLNSSFLHGQALPRAVAQRRCPEPEQDESGKAAEPKKPAPPEDEVALAAEKLANKISTTVAKIDKLVEDISTLHTSSDDSFSLSSEDHCLDWQYGSDEAREARAQSCSPCRLSDASSFVKRENLSRAHTLLRLKKAYTSLSNDSLNSGSTSDGYCTKEHMKPCSRAAFLDYRQELQKYQQRPSRLDLKHILVHRPERTEHPGAQAKEPGELEPRNAPERAKKAVTFPSPGVPDKEPGWKKEPGRESSPDPHVHTIKLSPSYQHVPLLENLAKTSPAPAPDVSYPPTLPSRKQAWLPPGLLQTAETLSKIPEKLAAHPPAPAEQESVQKYAVEDTPICFSRCSSLSSLSSADNVLDGQSHSEIDVDSDSSLEILEVGEGAEAGGEAERRREKGQAADPGSATPGEISQPITIPFQKRDKVFLREASPSRQEDLTPSSSSENYIQETPLVMSRCSSVSSLGSFESPSIASSIQSDPCSEMISGTISPSELPDSPGQTMPPSRSKTPLFELGSQPEKETSQFSLQWENNVKKFMEITDFKERFQLPQDLDSMIYFTVEKPNENFSCASSLSALPLHEHYVQKDVELKLLPPFPERNGLNFVAHEKQEDGREERAGAGRRKPEHPELNSDDDLEILKECINSAMPSRFRKVKTSLISGLSSQGLTPQTKKALHMPVYMLVPTHAHRGLPNRLRPAARDFFKDDDSFTDSAEGTPVNFSSAASLSDETLQYSLKEEADPTRGPGKRPGRKDVVVVPVGRGLEACREQGSASPAPGKRAASSSSTPTKMSVAYQRQGESRRSSPVQPGLGQAAEVKGGLPPPKNGPNLELDLGRAGAPPEGGRPHKSAPCEDGAVAFQSLCHTTPTEEAVYCFYENDSDDLLEVRRGSPKKKAGAARAPRKECWSGTAPKKEPEQNSRQLLQAKAKMAAKLHHNLIEDETPPCYSLSSSLSSLSDIDFCDDMVRAAPGQAHRQRMLSRRQESAAARALAQERDSSASSLSVNSDEDLLQQCLGSGGLRRRRHSARRRNAEHKQKLKGAHPTSAGGKGRKLEPRQPPAEEMVSDKGSDLDSVEWKAIQEGANSIVTWLHQAAASLSREPSSESDSILSFVSGLSLGPTLQLSLDRKETQRARGGVGLGAEKRAKAFQGSKKVTETRAAGGRNARAQRTGSQQKPTPNLPVVFRGRTVIYVPSTVKDSPSPRSAPKTTSATQPEASLRNLPLSQQRSRSLLRLGQTSEMADLPLPKRSATPPARITKPPSSGSSRTSTPSQPSQKKLPSPSQLNKQLPPPGGKVGRGSPPAPTPKAPPPKSPASKQHKTQKSPVRIPFMQKPNRQMLPARSMPVLEERVGSAMLKGSRRGGPPAARLNLVRMSSARSSGSESDRSGFLRQLTFIKESSSLVMRHRSELSSCGSLSSQAPSAGPQRSRPGLPAVFLCSSRCEELKAAKPVATRPRPVISRTPPATKASPSERPPRRTSSESPSRLPVKANAPSPEPFKRYSSSPNISLLKRTSSPSSVLSSCSESSARRKKSEEASTLTPSPARGSPGQQDKQQMMMMKGTWRRIRDEDIPHILKSTLPSSALPLVSTLEEESPTAQISIQRKTSDAVVQTEDYPTTKTNSSTSPTLETREMPKNEAEGLGSTKGTVPISFSHEGPAGSVGSFPASRHNSPSRSARVTPFNYVPSPMAVPAINRAALEKMPA